A genomic stretch from Seriola aureovittata isolate HTS-2021-v1 ecotype China chromosome 13, ASM2101889v1, whole genome shotgun sequence includes:
- the aspg gene encoding 60 kDa lysophospholipase isoform X2, which yields MADSSLQNLTSLARALSQPKLYSSEGDDSSTRNTQHQLCRRKKLSSCSSSELIESATQHTGEARVLVINTGGTIGMTVHDNVLAPQANAFVKSLRKLPILHDKTYAQQTCMYDYYGPDTLVLPAPTTHHEPQFHGMNKDNKRIVYTIFEYSPLLDSSNMTTDDWGKIGKDIEKNYEDYDGFVILHGTDTMAYTASALSFMCEHLGKPIVLTGAQVPIYEMRNDGRGNLLGALLIAGQYVIPEVCLYFYNKLYRGNRVTKVDAGSFNAFCSPNLAPLATAEVDITINWDTVWKANTTAKFQVSTELNRNVGLLRLFPGITAATVRAFLQPPMEGVVLETYGSGNAPDNRPDLLEELKKATDSGVIIINCTQCLRGSVSASYATGKVLMDAGLIAGGDMTPEAALSKLSYVLAKKELDLDAKKKMMGENLRGEMRADLAGAKLCLSDSRFIQVIAKSLSISCKEELEAIRDALTPTLACAAAKIGDIEAIEALKDMGTNLGLGDFDGRTPLHIAACEGHLKVVQYLLGHGATVHAKDRYGDTPLSNAVRFRHMEVVKLLRKTGAHFSRDESEEAGTELCSMAASGDLEGLEIWSLAGADLNTLGYDGQTAIQVAQAVGKEEVVALLVQLMSRKSGVIEFTASPSGS from the exons ATGGCAGATTCCAGCCTTCAAAACCTGACATCGCTTGCCCGGGCTCTGTCACAACCTAAACTATATTCGTCAGAAGGGGATGACAGCTCTACGCGAAATACTCAGCATCAACTGTGCCGAAGGAAAAAGTTATCGAGCTGCAGTTCGAGCGAGCTCATAGAGTCGGCGACTCAACACACCGGCGAGGCGCGAGTCCTGGTCATCAACACCGGAGGAACCATCGGGATGACAGTTCATGATAACG TGCTTGCACCACAAGCCAATGCATTTGTAAAGAGCTTGCGGAAGCTGCCCATCCTCCATGATAAGACATATGCCCAGCAGACCTGCATGTATGACTATTATGGACCCGACACCCTGGTCCTGCC GGCGCCAACAACCCATCATGAGCCGCAGTTTCACGG GATGAATAAAGACAATAAGAGGATAGTCTACACTATCTTTGAGTACAGCCCTTTGCTGGACTCCTCCAATATGACCACGGATGACTGGGGTAAAATTGGAAAGGACATTGAG AAAAACTATGAAGACTATGATGGTTTTGTGATCCTTCATGGCACAGACACCATGGCTTACACAGCCTCTGCCCTGTCGTTCATGTGTGAACACTTGGGCAAACCAATTGTTCTCACTGGCGCACAG GTGCCCATCTATGAGATGAGGAATGATGGCAGAGGCAACCTGCTGGGGGCGCTGCTGATCGCTGGACAGTATGTCATTCCTGAG GTGTGCCTGTATTTCTACAACAAACTCTACAGAGGGAATCGTGTGACCAAGGTGGATGCTGGGAGTTTCAATGCATTCTGCTCTCCTAACTTGGCTCCTCTGGCCACTGCTGAAGTGGATATTACAA TCAACTGGGACACGGTTTGGAAGGCAAACACCACAGCAAAGTTTCAAGTCAGCACGGAGCTGAACCGGAACGTAGGCCTGCTCAGGCTGTTCCCAGGAATAACTGCTGCCACT GTAAGAGCTTTCCTGCAGCCGCCCATGGAGGGCGTGGTGCTGGAGACATACGGCAGCGGAAATGCCCCCGATAACCGTCCTGACCTGctagaggagctgaagaaggcAACTGACTCCGgcgtcatcatcatcaactgCACCCAGTGTCTGAGGGGGTCTGTGTCTGCATCTTACGCCACTGGCAAG GTGTTGATGGATGCAGGGCTGATAGCCGGTGGTGACATGACTCCAGAGGCTGCCTTGTCAAAGCTGTCCTACGTGTTGGCCAAGAAGGAGCTTGATCTAGATGCCAAGAAAAAG ATGATGGGTGAGAACCTGCGAGGTGAAATGAGGGCCGACTTAGCAGGAGCCAAGCTGTGTCTGAGCGACAGCCGTTTCATCCAGGTCATCGCCAAGTCTCTGAGCATCAGCTGCAAGGAG GAGCTGGAGGCCATTCGTGATGCCCTGACTCCTACACTGGCATGTGCTGCTGCTAAGATTGGAGACATAGAAGCCATAGAAGCCCTAAAAGACATG GGCACTAACTTGGGTCTGGGTGACTTCGATGGACGTACACCCCTACATATTGCCGCCTGTGAGGGCCACCTGAAAGTGGTGCAGTACCTGCTGGGTCATGGCGCTACAGTCCATGCTAAAGATCGCTATGGGGATACACCTTTATCCAATGCTGTACGCTTCAG GCACATGGAAGTTGTGAAGCTGCTGAGAAAGACCGGGGCCCACTTCTCCAGAGACGAGTCGGAGGAAGCAGGAACAGAACTGTGCAG CATGGCAGCCAGCGGTGACCTGGAGGGCCTGGAGATCTGGAGCCTTGCTGGAGCAGACCTGAATACATTAGGCTATGATGGACAGACAGCCATTCAAGTG GCCCAGGCTGTTGGCAAAGAAGAGGTAGTGGCTCTTTTAGTCCAACTCATGAGCAGAAAG AGCGGAGTGATCGAGTTCACCGCCAGTCCGTCCGGATCGTGA
- the aspg gene encoding 60 kDa lysophospholipase isoform X1 → MADSSLQNLTSLARALSQPKLYSSEGDDSSTRNTQHQLCRRKKLSSCSSSELIESATQHTGEARVLVINTGGTIGMTVHDNVLAPQANAFVKSLRKLPILHDKTYAQQTCMYDYYGPDTLVLPAPTTHHEPQFHGMNKDNKRIVYTIFEYSPLLDSSNMTTDDWGKIGKDIEKNYEDYDGFVILHGTDTMAYTASALSFMCEHLGKPIVLTGAQVPIYEMRNDGRGNLLGALLIAGQYVIPEVCLYFYNKLYRGNRVTKVDAGSFNAFCSPNLAPLATAEVDITINWDTVWKANTTAKFQVSTELNRNVGLLRLFPGITAATVRAFLQPPMEGVVLETYGSGNAPDNRPDLLEELKKATDSGVIIINCTQCLRGSVSASYATGKVLMDAGLIAGGDMTPEAALSKLSYVLAKKELDLDAKKKMMGENLRGEMRADLAGAKLCLSDSRFIQVIAKSLSISCKEELEAIRDALTPTLACAAAKIGDIEAIEALKDMGTNLGLGDFDGRTPLHIAACEGHLKVVQYLLGHGATVHAKDRYGDTPLSNAVRFRHMEVVKLLRKTGAHFSRDESEEAGTELCSMAASGDLEGLEIWSLAGADLNTLGYDGQTAIQVAQAVGKEEVVALLVQLMSRKAVFDENDDLSGVIEFTASPSGS, encoded by the exons ATGGCAGATTCCAGCCTTCAAAACCTGACATCGCTTGCCCGGGCTCTGTCACAACCTAAACTATATTCGTCAGAAGGGGATGACAGCTCTACGCGAAATACTCAGCATCAACTGTGCCGAAGGAAAAAGTTATCGAGCTGCAGTTCGAGCGAGCTCATAGAGTCGGCGACTCAACACACCGGCGAGGCGCGAGTCCTGGTCATCAACACCGGAGGAACCATCGGGATGACAGTTCATGATAACG TGCTTGCACCACAAGCCAATGCATTTGTAAAGAGCTTGCGGAAGCTGCCCATCCTCCATGATAAGACATATGCCCAGCAGACCTGCATGTATGACTATTATGGACCCGACACCCTGGTCCTGCC GGCGCCAACAACCCATCATGAGCCGCAGTTTCACGG GATGAATAAAGACAATAAGAGGATAGTCTACACTATCTTTGAGTACAGCCCTTTGCTGGACTCCTCCAATATGACCACGGATGACTGGGGTAAAATTGGAAAGGACATTGAG AAAAACTATGAAGACTATGATGGTTTTGTGATCCTTCATGGCACAGACACCATGGCTTACACAGCCTCTGCCCTGTCGTTCATGTGTGAACACTTGGGCAAACCAATTGTTCTCACTGGCGCACAG GTGCCCATCTATGAGATGAGGAATGATGGCAGAGGCAACCTGCTGGGGGCGCTGCTGATCGCTGGACAGTATGTCATTCCTGAG GTGTGCCTGTATTTCTACAACAAACTCTACAGAGGGAATCGTGTGACCAAGGTGGATGCTGGGAGTTTCAATGCATTCTGCTCTCCTAACTTGGCTCCTCTGGCCACTGCTGAAGTGGATATTACAA TCAACTGGGACACGGTTTGGAAGGCAAACACCACAGCAAAGTTTCAAGTCAGCACGGAGCTGAACCGGAACGTAGGCCTGCTCAGGCTGTTCCCAGGAATAACTGCTGCCACT GTAAGAGCTTTCCTGCAGCCGCCCATGGAGGGCGTGGTGCTGGAGACATACGGCAGCGGAAATGCCCCCGATAACCGTCCTGACCTGctagaggagctgaagaaggcAACTGACTCCGgcgtcatcatcatcaactgCACCCAGTGTCTGAGGGGGTCTGTGTCTGCATCTTACGCCACTGGCAAG GTGTTGATGGATGCAGGGCTGATAGCCGGTGGTGACATGACTCCAGAGGCTGCCTTGTCAAAGCTGTCCTACGTGTTGGCCAAGAAGGAGCTTGATCTAGATGCCAAGAAAAAG ATGATGGGTGAGAACCTGCGAGGTGAAATGAGGGCCGACTTAGCAGGAGCCAAGCTGTGTCTGAGCGACAGCCGTTTCATCCAGGTCATCGCCAAGTCTCTGAGCATCAGCTGCAAGGAG GAGCTGGAGGCCATTCGTGATGCCCTGACTCCTACACTGGCATGTGCTGCTGCTAAGATTGGAGACATAGAAGCCATAGAAGCCCTAAAAGACATG GGCACTAACTTGGGTCTGGGTGACTTCGATGGACGTACACCCCTACATATTGCCGCCTGTGAGGGCCACCTGAAAGTGGTGCAGTACCTGCTGGGTCATGGCGCTACAGTCCATGCTAAAGATCGCTATGGGGATACACCTTTATCCAATGCTGTACGCTTCAG GCACATGGAAGTTGTGAAGCTGCTGAGAAAGACCGGGGCCCACTTCTCCAGAGACGAGTCGGAGGAAGCAGGAACAGAACTGTGCAG CATGGCAGCCAGCGGTGACCTGGAGGGCCTGGAGATCTGGAGCCTTGCTGGAGCAGACCTGAATACATTAGGCTATGATGGACAGACAGCCATTCAAGTG GCCCAGGCTGTTGGCAAAGAAGAGGTAGTGGCTCTTTTAGTCCAACTCATGAGCAGAAAG GCGGtatttgatgaaaatgatgatttg AGCGGAGTGATCGAGTTCACCGCCAGTCCGTCCGGATCGTGA
- the aspg gene encoding 60 kDa lysophospholipase isoform X3, which translates to MADSSLQNLTSLARALSQPKLYSSEGDDSSTRNTQHQLCRRKKLSSCSSSELIESATQHTGEARVLVINTGGTIGMTVHDNVLAPQANAFVKSLRKLPILHDKTYAQQTCMYDYYGPDTLVLPMNKDNKRIVYTIFEYSPLLDSSNMTTDDWGKIGKDIEKNYEDYDGFVILHGTDTMAYTASALSFMCEHLGKPIVLTGAQVPIYEMRNDGRGNLLGALLIAGQYVIPEVCLYFYNKLYRGNRVTKVDAGSFNAFCSPNLAPLATAEVDITINWDTVWKANTTAKFQVSTELNRNVGLLRLFPGITAATVRAFLQPPMEGVVLETYGSGNAPDNRPDLLEELKKATDSGVIIINCTQCLRGSVSASYATGKVLMDAGLIAGGDMTPEAALSKLSYVLAKKELDLDAKKKMMGENLRGEMRADLAGAKLCLSDSRFIQVIAKSLSISCKEELEAIRDALTPTLACAAAKIGDIEAIEALKDMGTNLGLGDFDGRTPLHIAACEGHLKVVQYLLGHGATVHAKDRYGDTPLSNAVRFRHMEVVKLLRKTGAHFSRDESEEAGTELCSMAASGDLEGLEIWSLAGADLNTLGYDGQTAIQVAQAVGKEEVVALLVQLMSRKAVFDENDDLSGVIEFTASPSGS; encoded by the exons ATGGCAGATTCCAGCCTTCAAAACCTGACATCGCTTGCCCGGGCTCTGTCACAACCTAAACTATATTCGTCAGAAGGGGATGACAGCTCTACGCGAAATACTCAGCATCAACTGTGCCGAAGGAAAAAGTTATCGAGCTGCAGTTCGAGCGAGCTCATAGAGTCGGCGACTCAACACACCGGCGAGGCGCGAGTCCTGGTCATCAACACCGGAGGAACCATCGGGATGACAGTTCATGATAACG TGCTTGCACCACAAGCCAATGCATTTGTAAAGAGCTTGCGGAAGCTGCCCATCCTCCATGATAAGACATATGCCCAGCAGACCTGCATGTATGACTATTATGGACCCGACACCCTGGTCCTGCC GATGAATAAAGACAATAAGAGGATAGTCTACACTATCTTTGAGTACAGCCCTTTGCTGGACTCCTCCAATATGACCACGGATGACTGGGGTAAAATTGGAAAGGACATTGAG AAAAACTATGAAGACTATGATGGTTTTGTGATCCTTCATGGCACAGACACCATGGCTTACACAGCCTCTGCCCTGTCGTTCATGTGTGAACACTTGGGCAAACCAATTGTTCTCACTGGCGCACAG GTGCCCATCTATGAGATGAGGAATGATGGCAGAGGCAACCTGCTGGGGGCGCTGCTGATCGCTGGACAGTATGTCATTCCTGAG GTGTGCCTGTATTTCTACAACAAACTCTACAGAGGGAATCGTGTGACCAAGGTGGATGCTGGGAGTTTCAATGCATTCTGCTCTCCTAACTTGGCTCCTCTGGCCACTGCTGAAGTGGATATTACAA TCAACTGGGACACGGTTTGGAAGGCAAACACCACAGCAAAGTTTCAAGTCAGCACGGAGCTGAACCGGAACGTAGGCCTGCTCAGGCTGTTCCCAGGAATAACTGCTGCCACT GTAAGAGCTTTCCTGCAGCCGCCCATGGAGGGCGTGGTGCTGGAGACATACGGCAGCGGAAATGCCCCCGATAACCGTCCTGACCTGctagaggagctgaagaaggcAACTGACTCCGgcgtcatcatcatcaactgCACCCAGTGTCTGAGGGGGTCTGTGTCTGCATCTTACGCCACTGGCAAG GTGTTGATGGATGCAGGGCTGATAGCCGGTGGTGACATGACTCCAGAGGCTGCCTTGTCAAAGCTGTCCTACGTGTTGGCCAAGAAGGAGCTTGATCTAGATGCCAAGAAAAAG ATGATGGGTGAGAACCTGCGAGGTGAAATGAGGGCCGACTTAGCAGGAGCCAAGCTGTGTCTGAGCGACAGCCGTTTCATCCAGGTCATCGCCAAGTCTCTGAGCATCAGCTGCAAGGAG GAGCTGGAGGCCATTCGTGATGCCCTGACTCCTACACTGGCATGTGCTGCTGCTAAGATTGGAGACATAGAAGCCATAGAAGCCCTAAAAGACATG GGCACTAACTTGGGTCTGGGTGACTTCGATGGACGTACACCCCTACATATTGCCGCCTGTGAGGGCCACCTGAAAGTGGTGCAGTACCTGCTGGGTCATGGCGCTACAGTCCATGCTAAAGATCGCTATGGGGATACACCTTTATCCAATGCTGTACGCTTCAG GCACATGGAAGTTGTGAAGCTGCTGAGAAAGACCGGGGCCCACTTCTCCAGAGACGAGTCGGAGGAAGCAGGAACAGAACTGTGCAG CATGGCAGCCAGCGGTGACCTGGAGGGCCTGGAGATCTGGAGCCTTGCTGGAGCAGACCTGAATACATTAGGCTATGATGGACAGACAGCCATTCAAGTG GCCCAGGCTGTTGGCAAAGAAGAGGTAGTGGCTCTTTTAGTCCAACTCATGAGCAGAAAG GCGGtatttgatgaaaatgatgatttg AGCGGAGTGATCGAGTTCACCGCCAGTCCGTCCGGATCGTGA